In Rutidosis leptorrhynchoides isolate AG116_Rl617_1_P2 chromosome 2, CSIRO_AGI_Rlap_v1, whole genome shotgun sequence, one genomic interval encodes:
- the LOC139892181 gene encoding uncharacterized protein gives MTTSDDEEINPVTMLLLDNNNNDTDTAQQHNGNKFELLPTPIQHQTYHLNSVSSAVVIRQLPSQGLSFQLWPAADTFVKLLDSYHESNADRFSGAVTSVNPRSRPIRILELGSGTGVVGIAAAAILGADVTVTDLHHVLPNLKFNVDVNSGALEPRGGEVHVAALSWGENDEMKVIGREFDLIIGSDVVYHDNLFDPLLETLKYLLLDNGNCNGVDGISNGNGGEGEKVFLMGHLRRWKKESGFFKKAKKYFKVELVHEDGPSSVSRTGVVVYRFARKDAVFR, from the coding sequence ATGACCACCTCCGACGACGAAGAAATCAATCCGGTGACAATGCTTCTATTAGACAACAACAACAACGATACCGATACTGCTCAACAACATAACGGCAACAAATTCGAATTACTTCCTACACCGATTCAACACCAGACGTACCACCTCAATTCAGTCAGTTCCGCCGTCGTTATCCGTCAACTTCCGTCACAAGGTCTCTCATTCCAGCTCTGGCCAGCCGCCGATACTTTCGTCAAGCTTCTAGACTCTTATCACGAATCTAACGCCGATAGGTTCTCCGGCGCCGTTACTTCCGTCAACCCACGTTCACGACCGATTCGTATTTTAGAACTAGGTTCCGGCACCGGCGTCGTTGGGATCGCGGCAGCTGCCATACTCGGTGCTGACGTCACGGTAACGGATTTGCATCACGTGCTTCCGAATCTCAAGTTTAATGTCGACGTGAATTCCGGAGCGTTGGAGCCACGTGGCGGGGAAGTACACGTGGCGGCACTTAGTTGGGGTGAAAATGATGAAATGAAAGTGATTGGGAGGGAGTTTGACCTAATTATCGGTTCGGATGTAGTGTATCATGATAATTTGTTTGATCCGTTACTTGAGACGTTAAAATATCTTTTGTTAGATAACGGTAACTGTAACGGAGTTGACGGTATAAGTAACGGTAACGGAGGTGAGGGTGAGAAGGTGTTTTTGATGGGGCATTTGAGGAGGTGGAAAAAAGAATCTGGTTTTTTTAAGAAAGCAAAAAAGTATTTTAAAGTTGAATTGGTACATGAAGATGGTCCATCAAGTGTGTCTAGAACTGGTGTTGTTGTTTACCGTTTTGCTAGAAAAGATGCTGTTTTTAGATAA